The following nucleotide sequence is from Rubrivirga sp. SAORIC476.
GCCAACGACGTGTCGCCGTCCACCACGGGCGACTCGAACGTGGAACTCCAGCAGGCCCTCAAGCGGCTGGGGTCGCTGTTGAGGCATGCCGGCGGAGCACTCGGCGGCACGACCTCCTGATCCTGTGCCCTCCCCCGGGCCGCCTCGGCGGCCCACCCGGGCTGGCCCTCACGGCACGTACCGGACCGCCAGCACGACGAGCGGGCGGTCACCAGCGGGCGTCCGGAGCAGGGCGGTGTCGCCCACGCGTTTTCCCGTCAGCGCCCGTGCGATGGGCGACGTAAATGCCACCGTGCTCGCCTCGGCGTCCGCCTCGTCGACCCCCACGATGCGGACGGAGCGCTCCGTGCCGTCGGCATCGCGGAGTGTGACGGTCGCACCGAACCGCACGTCCTCCCGGTCCACCTCGGCCGGGTCCACGACCTGACTGCGTGCGATGCGCTCGATGAGCCCCTTCAGCTTTCCCGTCAGCATCTCCCGCTCGCGCGAAGCATCGGGGTGCTCGGCGTCCAGGTCCGCGCGGGCCCGTTCCAGGGCGGCCTTCTCGGCACGGAGCGCGGCGAGGCCGGTCGGCGTGACGTAGTTGGGGACGCCTGCGGGGAGCGGCGCGCGGGGTGGGACGACGACGGGGACCTCCGGGGCCCCTTCCTTTACGAAGGCTCTGCTCATCGGGCGACTACGCCTACCGCCTCCCCGAGGTGCCCCACATACGAAAAGGGCGCCCCCCGGAAGACCGGAGGGCGCCCAGAAGGCAGAAGCCGAAGCTTACTGGCCCAGCGCGTCGGCGTCGGGCTCACCGGGCTCGTCAATGATCTCGCCGTCGCCGATGACGTCAGCGGAGTCGCCCGGGGCGGCGGTGTCCTCGATGACCTCGTCGACCATGTCGGCCTGCTCGTCGTAGGAGTCCTCAATCGCGTCGCCCTGGTCCTCGATGGCGTCAGCCTGCTCGGACTGGCACGCGGCGAGGCCGAGGGGGAGGGAGAGGGCGAGGGTAAGAATGAAAGCGCGCATGACGGTTTTCTGTGGGGTGTGGGGTGTGGATGGACTCCAGACGGCGCGAGCGATGGTGCGACGTTCGGGGTCCCGGGGCAGACGCCCCTGATCTCGCAACGTACATCGTTCCGCTCCGCAAGATCCAATGTGGAATTGTGGAACCGCCCACTTCCCTCCCTGAGCGCCTGAAATGGGGGTTCCCCCGGTGACACTCCGCTTAGACTCCTCGCTCTCCGCCTGCGGTCTTCTTCAGGTCCGCCAGCGCCATCAGCGCCTCGATGGGCGTCATGCGGTCTGGCTCGAGTCGGTCGAGGTGGTCGAGCACCTCCGTCGCGATGGGGTCCGGCACGGCCAGCGCGACGGGCAGCGGCGCTCCGGCAGGGAGCGCGCTGACGGACGGGCGCCCGACGGCGGGCATCCCGTCGCCCACCGGCTCGCCATGGACACCCACCTCGGCAGCGACATCGTGGGCTTCCAGGTGCCGAAGGACCCGCTTGGCGCGCGCCACGACCGACGGCGGCAGGCCCGCCATGCGGGCGACCTCGATGCCGTAGCTGTGGTCCGCCCCCCCCGGCACGAGCGTTCGCAGGAAGACCACGCGTCCCTCGTGTTCGCGGACGCGGACGCTGAAACTCTTGACGCGGGCCAGCCGCTCCGAGAGCGCGTCGAGTTCGTGGTAGTGCGTCGCGAAGAGCGTCCGCGCGGCGACGGCGGAAGTCTCGTGGAGGTGCTCCACGATGGCCCACGCGAGGCTGAGACCGTCGAAGGTACTCGTCCCCCGGCCGACCTCGTCGAGCAGGATGAGGCTCCGCGCGGTCGCATTGTTGAGGATGTTGGCCGTCTCGTTCATCTCCACGAGGAACGTCGACTCGCCCGCGGCGAGGTTGTCGCTGGCACCGACGCGCGTGAACAGTGCGTCCACCACGCCGACCCGCGCGCGCGCCGCCGGGACGAAGGCGCCGACCTGCGCGAGCAACACCACGAGCGCGGTCTGCCGGAGCACCACGCTCTTGCCCGCCATGTTGGGGCCCGTGATGAGCAGGATCTGGCCCGCCTCGGTGGCCACGTCGGGGTCCTCGCCCACCGGTGCCCCGAGGCGGACCGAGTTGGGGATGAACGCCTCGCCCGCGGGCAGCATCCGCTCCACGACCGGGTGGCGCCCGTCCACGATGTCGAGCACCGCCGACGTGTCGACTTCGGGGCGGACGTAGCCGTTGCGCTCGGCGACCTCGGCGAAGCCCGCCAGCACGTCGAGCGCCGCGAGCGCCTGCGCGTTGGCCTGGATCGGCTCCACGGCCTCCGCGACCCCTTCGCGTAGCTCTTCCACGAGCCGCGCCTCGATCTGGCCGATCGTGTCCTGGGCGGTCAGGATGGTCTCCTCGTACTCCTTTAGTTCGGGCGTGATGTAACGCTCGGCGTTGACCAGCGTCTGCTTGCGGATCCACTCCTCGGGCGCCTTGTCCTTGTGCGCGTTGGTGACTTCGAGGTAGTAGCCGAAGACCTTGTTGAAGCCCACCTTGAGGCTTGGGATGCCCGTTCGCTCGGACTCGCGTGCCTGGAGTTCGGTCAGGTACTGCTTCCCACTCCCAGCGATCTCACGGAGACGGTCCAGCTCGGCGTCGAATCCCGGTCGGATGGTTCCGCCGGCCGAGAGCTGGGCCGGGGGCTCGTCGGCGAGAGCGGCGGCGATGGCGGCGGCCGTCTCGGAGCAGGGCGTGAGTCGCTCGCGGAGGCGACCGATCAGCCCGGCCTCCTCTCCATCGAGGAGCGCCTGGATGGGCGGGATGCGACGGAGGGTGGTGCCAAGGGCGACGAGGTCGCGCGGCGTGGCGCGGCCGGTGCAGACCTTGCCGCACAATCGCTCCAGGTCCCCGACGTGGCGCAATTCCTCGCGGACGGACCGGCGGAGCCGGGGAGCCAGGAAGAGCGCGTCGACGGCGTCGAGCCGCTGCTGAATGCGCCCCACGTCACGCAGGGGGCGGACGAGCCACTGCCGCAGCAGCCTCCCCCCCATCGGGGTCAGCGTGGCATCCATCACGCCCACCAGCGAGCCATCCTTGCGACCGTCCTGCATCGAGGCGACTAGTTCCAGGTTGCGCTTCGTCGCCGGGTCGAGCGCGATGTGGTCCTCGGAGCGGTAGCGCTGGAGACGCCGGACGTGCGGGATGCGGCCCTTCTGCGTCTCGCCGAGGTAGTAGAGCGCCGCGCCTGCCGCCGTGATGCCGACCGAGAGCCCGTCGACGCCGAAGCCTTTGAGGCTGTGCGTCTGGAAATGACGGAGCAGCGTCTCGGTGGCGAAGTCGAGCCCGAAGACCCAGTCCTCCTGCTTCGTCACCGCAAATGGCAGTTCGCCTCCCTGCACCGCCCGCATGGCGTCGCGGAGGCGGTCCACGTGGCGCTTATCGACCACCACCTCGGCCGGGGCGACCGTCTGCAAGAGGCTCCCGAGGCGACCCACCTCGGCTTCGGTGAGGAAGAACTCGCCCGTCGAGGCGTCCGCGAACGCCACGCCGACCGTCGACGCCTCGCGGCCCTCGCCCCAGGCGACGGCGGCGAGGAAGGTCGAGTGTTTGGCATCCAATAACGGATCACGGAACGCGACGCCTGGCGTGACCACCTCCACCACGCCCCGCTTGACGATGGTGCGCGCGTGCTTCGGGTCCTCCAGTTGCTCGCAGACGGCGACGCGGTGGCCCGCCTGCACCAGCTTCGGGAGGTGCTGGTCGAGCGCGTGGTGCGGGAAGCCTGCCAGCGGGATCTCCTCGGCCGCCCCGTTGCCGCGCTTGGTGAGCGTGATGCCGAGCACGTCGGCGACGGTCACGGCGTCGTCCTCGAACGTCTCGTAGAAGTCGCCCATGCGGAAGAGCAGGATCGCGCCGGGGTGGCGGTCCTTGATCTTCCAGTACTGCCGCATGAGGGGCGTCAGGCGCTGCCGCTTGCGGTCGGTCTCGTTCAGGAACAGGTCGTTTTGCTCGGCCACGGTCGATGGGATCTCGTGCCCCTAAACTAGCGGCGCCCGCCGCCACCTCTGTGACAGCGGGCGCCAAAAGGCCCCGGTCTGGATCCAGTCGGATCGAGCCGACTCGGCCGTCGGCATCGGCGCTTCCTACGGCTTGCCGAGCCCGTAGTCCACCGTATACAGCTTGGGGTTGCTCGGCCGCGACTCCGCCCCACTTGAATCAATCGTCCGCACGTCGAAGGAGACCGCTCCACTGAAGGTCTGGCTCTCCTCCACGACGGACGTGTCGTCCCAGAACTCGGTGCTGGACGTCTCAAAAAAGTCCGTCTGGCCGGAGTCGAGGTTGATTCGCCGAACCCGGTAGCGGTCGGCGCCCCCGATGGGCGTCCAACTGAGCCTCGCACGTCCCTGGTCAATCACCCCGGAGAGGGTCGGCGACATAGGAAGTGTCCGGAAGTAAGCGAGATCCGACCTTGACCGAACGGATGAGTCTCTCGTGTCGATCAGCTCGATCTGCCATGCGTACTCCGTCGACCCCTCCAACCCGCTCACGACCCGAGAAGAGGCGCCCCCCACATTAACCCCCCTTGTATTGCTATACACCCCGTTAACCTTTTTGGACA
It contains:
- a CDS encoding GreA/GreB family elongation factor, producing the protein MSRAFVKEGAPEVPVVVPPRAPLPAGVPNYVTPTGLAALRAEKAALERARADLDAEHPDASREREMLTGKLKGLIERIARSQVVDPAEVDREDVRFGATVTLRDADGTERSVRIVGVDEADAEASTVAFTSPIARALTGKRVGDTALLRTPAGDRPLVVLAVRYVP
- the mutS gene encoding DNA mismatch repair protein MutS: MRQYWKIKDRHPGAILLFRMGDFYETFEDDAVTVADVLGITLTKRGNGAAEEIPLAGFPHHALDQHLPKLVQAGHRVAVCEQLEDPKHARTIVKRGVVEVVTPGVAFRDPLLDAKHSTFLAAVAWGEGREASTVGVAFADASTGEFFLTEAEVGRLGSLLQTVAPAEVVVDKRHVDRLRDAMRAVQGGELPFAVTKQEDWVFGLDFATETLLRHFQTHSLKGFGVDGLSVGITAAGAALYYLGETQKGRIPHVRRLQRYRSEDHIALDPATKRNLELVASMQDGRKDGSLVGVMDATLTPMGGRLLRQWLVRPLRDVGRIQQRLDAVDALFLAPRLRRSVREELRHVGDLERLCGKVCTGRATPRDLVALGTTLRRIPPIQALLDGEEAGLIGRLRERLTPCSETAAAIAAALADEPPAQLSAGGTIRPGFDAELDRLREIAGSGKQYLTELQARESERTGIPSLKVGFNKVFGYYLEVTNAHKDKAPEEWIRKQTLVNAERYITPELKEYEETILTAQDTIGQIEARLVEELREGVAEAVEPIQANAQALAALDVLAGFAEVAERNGYVRPEVDTSAVLDIVDGRHPVVERMLPAGEAFIPNSVRLGAPVGEDPDVATEAGQILLITGPNMAGKSVVLRQTALVVLLAQVGAFVPAARARVGVVDALFTRVGASDNLAAGESTFLVEMNETANILNNATARSLILLDEVGRGTSTFDGLSLAWAIVEHLHETSAVAARTLFATHYHELDALSERLARVKSFSVRVREHEGRVVFLRTLVPGGADHSYGIEVARMAGLPPSVVARAKRVLRHLEAHDVAAEVGVHGEPVGDGMPAVGRPSVSALPAGAPLPVALAVPDPIATEVLDHLDRLEPDRMTPIEALMALADLKKTAGGERGV